The Vicia villosa cultivar HV-30 ecotype Madison, WI linkage group LG1, Vvil1.0, whole genome shotgun sequence genome includes a region encoding these proteins:
- the LOC131644409 gene encoding chloroplast stem-loop binding protein of 41 kDa a, chloroplastic, producing the protein MAMLASSSPTLLFSATSTNLLPISHSSTTLRLSFSSSLQSSSLKISSSFLSHPSLTSKRFANHATFSISASAAEKKKVLIVNTNSGGHAVIGFYFAKELLGAGHSVTILTVGDESSDKMKKPPFNRFSEIVSAGGSTVWGSPADVGSAVGGEAFDVVLDNNGKDLDASRPVIDWAKSSGAKQFLFISSAGIYKPTDEPPHVEGDAVKADAGHVGVEKYIEETFDSWAVFRPQYMLGSGNNKDCEEWFFDRIVRDRPVPIPGSGLQLTNISHVRDLSSMLTLAVENPDAASHSIFNIVSDRAVTLNGIAKLCAQAAGRPVNIVHYDPKAIGIDAKKAFPFRNVHFYAEPRAAKSKLGWSSTTNLPEDLKERFEEYIKIGRDKKPIKFELDDKILEALKVPVSV; encoded by the exons ATGGCCATGCTTGCTTCCTCTTCACCTACCTTGctcttctctgcaacctccaccAATCTCCTCCCAATTTCACATTCTTCCACCACTTTGcgcctttctttctcttcttcactaCAATCCTCCTCTCTCAAAATCTCCTCAAGCTTTCTATCACATCCTTCTTTAACTTCTAAACGTTTTGCTAACCATGCTACCTTCAGCATCAGTGCCAGTGCTGCAGAGAAGAAGAAGGTGTTAATCGTAAATACCAACAGCGGTGGACATGCCGTGATTGGATTTTACTTTGCGAAAGAGCTTCTTGGTGCTGGACACTCTGTCACCATTCTCACTGTTGGTGATGAAAGCTCAGATAAGATGAAGAAACCTCCTTTTAACAGATTCTCA GAAATCGTGAGTGCCGGAGGCAGTACAGTATGGGGGAGTCCTGCAGATGTAGGGAGTGCTGTAGGAGGGGAAGCATTTGATGTGGTTTTGGACAACAATGGCAAGGATCTTGATGCTTCGAG GCCGGTGATAGATTGGGCCAAGAGTTCAGGTGCCAAGCAATTCTTGTTCATTAGTAGTGCCGGAATCTACAAACCAACGGATGAACCTCCTCATGTTGAAGGG GATGCTGTTAAAGCAGATGCTGGTCATGTTGGAGTTGAGAAATACATTGAAGAAACTTTTGACAGTTGGGCAGTATTCAGGCCACAGTATATGTTAGGGTCTGGAAACAACAAAGACTGTGAAGAATGGTTCTTTGACA GGATTGTTAGGGACAGACCTGTGCCAATTCCTGGCTCAGGATTGCAACTCACTAACATATCTCATGTTAGAGACTTATCTTCCATGCTAACTCTAGCTGTTGAGAATCCAGATGCTGCAAGCCATAGCATTTTCAACATTGTGAGTGACCGTGCAGTGACTCTAAATGGAATTGCCAAACTATGCGCTCAAGCTGCAGGACGCCCTGTTAACATTGTTCATTATGATCCAAAAGCTATTGGAATTGATGCAAAGAAAGCTTTCCCTTTCCGTAATGTG CACTTTTATGCCGAGCCTAGAGCAGCCAAAAGTAAATTGGGATGGAGTTCAACCACAAATCTACCTGAAGACCTGAAAGAACGGTTTGAGGAGTACATAAAGATTGGGAGAGACAAGAAGCCCATAAAATTCGAGCTAGATGATAAGATATTAGAGGCCTTGAAAGTTCCAGTTTCTGTCTGA
- the LOC131644407 gene encoding RAN GTPase-activating protein 1, whose amino-acid sequence MDSSVPSYQHRSLSIKLWPPSQSTRLMLVERMTRNLTTPSIFSRKYGLLSKEEAGEDAKEIEEAAFVTATQHFDEEPDGDGSSAVQIYAKESSRLMLEVLKRGPRVKDDGELGSEKGDASVETVFDISGGRRAFIEKDEASELLKPLLGPNSFTKICFSNRSFGLDAAHVAEPILISIKDQLKEVDLSDFIAGRPEAEAIEVMNIFSSALEGSVLRYLNLSNNAMGEKGVRAFRSLLKSQKDLEELYLMNDGISEEAAKAVAELIPSTEKLKILHFHNNMTGDEGAFAIADVVKRSLALEDFRCSSTRVGSEGGVAVAEALGVCTHLKKLDLRDNMFGVEAGLALSKVIPVFVGLSEIYLSYLNLEDDGAEALANALKESAPSLEILDMAGNDITAKAAVSVAACISSKQFLTKLNLSENELKDEGAVLIIKALEEGHGQLNEVDLSTNLITWSGAKVVAEAVVQKPGFKLLNINANFISEEGIDELKNIFKNSPDLLGPLDENDPEGEDIDEEAEEGSDEDELESKLKGLEI is encoded by the coding sequence ATGGATTCTTCAGTTCCGTCGTACCAACATCGATCGCTTTCGATCAAATTATGGCCGCCTAGCCAGAGTACTAGGTTGATGTTGGTTGAACGGATGACTAGGAATCTCACGACGCCGTCTATTTTCTCTAGGAAATATGGACTTCTTAGTAAGGAAGAGGCTGGGGAGGATGCGAAGGAGATTGAGGAAGCGGCTTTTGTGACTGCGActcaacattttgatgaggagCCGGATGGTGATGGGAGTTCTGCTGTGCAGATTTATGCTAAGGAATCGAGTAGGCTTATGTTGGAGGTTTTGAAAAGAGGGCCGAGAGTGAAGGACGATGGGGAGTTGGGATCAGAGAAGGGTGATGCTAGTGTTGAAACTGTTTTTGATATATCTGGGGGGCGGAGAGCTTTTATTGAAAAGGATGAAGCTTCAGAACTTTTGAAACCGTTGTTGGGACCGAACTCGTTTACGAAGATATGTTTTAGTAATAGGAGTTTTGGTTTGGATGCTGCTCATGTTGCTGAACCTATTTTGATATCAATTAAAGATCAACTGAAAGAGGTGGATCTGTCGGATTTTATTGCTGGGAGACCAGAAGCAGAAGCAATTGAAGTGATGAATATATTTTCTTCTGCGCTAGAAGGTTCTGTTTTGAGATATCTTAATCTGTCAAATAATGCCATGGGTGAGAAAGGGGTTAGAGCTTTTCGGTCACTTCTGAAATCACAGAAAGACTTGGAGGAGCTTTATTTGATGAATGATGGTATATCAGAGGAAGCTGCCAAAGCAGTAGCTGAATTGATTCCTTCCACTGAGAAGCTTAAGATTCTTCATTTCCATAATAACATGACTGGAGACGAAGGAGCATTTGCAATAGCTGACGTTGTGAAACGTTCCCTAGCTTTGGAAGATTTTCGGTGTTCATCTACAAGGGTAGGCTCTGAAGGTGGAGTTGCTGTTGCTGAAGCGCTTGGCGTATGCACACACTTGAAGAAGCTTGATTTGCGTGACAACATGTTTGGTGTGGAAGCTGGACTTGCTCTAAGTAAGGTTATACCTGTGTTTGTTGGTCTTAGTGAGATATACCTCAGTTATTTGAACTTAGAGGATGATGGTGCAGAAGCCCTTGCTAATGCTCTGAAGGAATCTGCGCCATCATTGGAAATTTTGGATATGGCTGGAAATGACATTACCGCAAAAGCTGCTGTTTCTGTGGCTGCCTGTATATCTTCAAAGCAGTTCCTCACCAAGTTAAATTTATCTGAGAATGAATTGAAGGATGAAGGTGCAGTTTTAATCATCAAGGCTTTGGAAGAAGGTCATGGCCAATTAAATGAAGTTGATCTTAGTACAAATTTGATCACATGGTCGGGAGCTAAAGTGGTGGCTGAAGCTGTGGTGCAGAAACCTGGATTTAAGTTGCTAAATATCAATGCTAACTTCATTTCTGAAGAAGGAATTGACGAGTTGAAGAATATATTTAAAAACTCACCTGATTTGCTGGGTCCTTTGGATGAGAATGATCCTGAAGGAGAGGACATTGATGAAGAGGCTGAAGAAGGTTCTGATGAGGATGAATTGGAATCAAAACTGAAAGGCCTTGAGATTTAA